A single genomic interval of Syntrophobotulus glycolicus DSM 8271 harbors:
- a CDS encoding ABC transporter ATP-binding protein → MLVEVKNLVKRYQDVIAVDNVSFSIRKGEIVGLLGPNGAGKTTTVNAMVGLTKIDRGEIYIFGKKLKENEVEIKRDLGVVPQDIAIFEELTAYENLMYFGRLYGLRGTLLKERIEKALEFTGLLEKKKQYPKKFSNGMKRRLNIACAIVHQPSLMIMDEPTVGIDPQSRSYILQAVKELNRQGSTIIYISHYMEEVEEVCTRIIIMDHGRVIAAGTKEELKEMMTSEERVTAELSSASYTLIEKLNKLAGVKESYVEGTKVTVISAKNSKNIRDIFGLVSESAEVISFNVEQPSLETVFLTLTGRSLRN, encoded by the coding sequence ATGTTGGTAGAGGTCAAAAATCTTGTGAAAAGATATCAGGATGTTATTGCCGTGGATAATGTAAGCTTCTCTATTCGGAAAGGGGAGATCGTAGGGCTGCTTGGCCCTAATGGAGCGGGAAAGACGACGACAGTGAACGCTATGGTCGGCCTCACAAAAATTGACCGGGGTGAAATTTATATTTTCGGTAAAAAGCTTAAAGAAAATGAAGTAGAGATTAAGAGAGATTTAGGGGTAGTTCCTCAGGATATTGCCATCTTTGAAGAACTTACGGCTTACGAGAACCTGATGTATTTTGGCAGGCTCTATGGGCTGAGAGGGACTCTTTTGAAGGAAAGGATAGAAAAAGCGCTTGAATTTACAGGGTTACTGGAAAAGAAAAAGCAATATCCCAAGAAATTCTCCAACGGAATGAAAAGAAGGCTCAATATTGCTTGCGCAATTGTTCATCAGCCCAGTTTGATGATCATGGATGAGCCGACGGTGGGGATTGATCCTCAGTCCAGAAGCTATATCCTCCAGGCAGTTAAAGAACTGAACAGACAGGGGTCGACCATCATATATATCTCTCACTATATGGAGGAAGTCGAAGAAGTCTGTACCAGGATCATCATTATGGATCATGGCAGAGTAATTGCTGCCGGGACAAAAGAGGAACTCAAAGAGATGATGACCAGTGAAGAACGGGTAACTGCCGAATTATCCTCGGCAAGCTATACCCTGATTGAGAAGCTCAATAAGCTGGCGGGAGTAAAAGAGAGCTATGTTGAAGGGACAAAGGTGACAGTAATCTCTGCAAAGAACAGCAAAAATATCCGGGATATTTTTGGCCTTGTTTCTGAAAGCGCGGAAGTGATTTCTTTTAACGTTGAACAACCCAGCCTGGAGACGGTTTTTCTCACTTTGACCGGTCGTTCACTGAGAAATTAA